The Litchfieldia alkalitelluris genome has a window encoding:
- a CDS encoding toprim domain-containing protein codes for MKNRVIILINEEIERVLIVEGKSDKKKVEAVLKDQIEIICTNGTISISRLDELIEYLFNKDVYILVDSDDSGDKLRKQFKRELPEAEHLYVDRNYREVATAPEQHIATVLLGADIDVHADFL; via the coding sequence ATGAAAAACAGGGTGATTATATTGATTAATGAAGAAATAGAAAGGGTTTTAATCGTTGAGGGTAAATCGGATAAAAAAAAGGTTGAGGCAGTATTAAAAGATCAGATTGAAATCATTTGTACAAACGGGACAATTAGTATTTCAAGGCTTGATGAGCTAATTGAATATCTTTTTAACAAAGACGTATACATCCTTGTTGACTCAGATGATTCTGGTGATAAATTGAGAAAACAATTTAAAAGGGAACTTCCAGAAGCAGAACATCTATATGTCGATAGAAACTATCGGGAAGTAGCAACTGCACCAGAGCAACATATTGCCACCGTTCTTCTAGGTGCGGATATTGATGTTCACGCTGACTTTTTGTAG
- a CDS encoding thioredoxin family protein, which yields MIEWNKEVIESNLERGGTIFIYLYTPLCGTCQLAKKMLDVVEQTVPNLEIGMCDLNYFSELAEKWEIKSVPCLVKVQDREIVEQIYAFQSVQYLYSILK from the coding sequence ATGATTGAATGGAATAAAGAAGTTATCGAGTCAAACTTAGAACGGGGTGGTACAATCTTTATCTATTTGTATACACCCCTTTGTGGTACCTGCCAACTAGCAAAAAAGATGTTAGATGTTGTTGAACAAACAGTCCCTAACCTTGAAATAGGTATGTGTGACTTGAATTATTTTTCTGAGTTAGCTGAAAAGTGGGAAATCAAGAGTGTCCCATGTCTAGTTAAAGTTCAGGACCGAGAAATTGTTGAGCAAATTTACGCATTTCAGTCAGTACAATATCTCTACTCGATACTCAAGTAA